The window TGTGTGGATAATGTGAGGATTCAGTCTGACACCTATGCAACGGATGCCCAGATAGAAAAAGCCATTCTTGGCCTGTTTGAAACCTCAAGTTGTCGCTATTATGATTATTCTGTGGACGTTTCCTTTGGAAAGGTAACGGTCAAGGCTAGCTGTAGTGAATCCAGCTACAACAAGGAACTGGAAAACCGCATCGCCGAAATCCCGGGTATTTTGGATTTGTCGTTCTTGGTTAGTGTTGAACCGGAAGATTCTGCAGAATCGATCCGTCAATGTCGACTTCTGGAAATGGAACTTTCCAAGAACAACTTGCTGCACGGTGCATTGATTCGCGTGGCTTACACTCGTAAAAAATTCCTTTTGGAAGGCTCTGTCCGTTCAGCCTTGCAAAAACAAGTGGCTTTGCTGACTGCTGTAAAGTGCGTTAGATCTCCAGCCATTGAAAACCGTTTGAGATTGATTTAAAGGAGTATTACCATGGCTTCTGGATACGAAAAAATCAGCATCATGAAAAGTAAGCTGAAATCAAAGATGACTGTACCCCAGTTGGCAGCAGCACTGGGCTGTGGTCCTCGCACCATATTCCGTCATCTTCAGGTTTTGGCCGAAGAAAACTGCGGATTGCGTCGTTTCAAGGAAGGTGGTGAAACTTACTACTGCATCCAGACCGACGCAGAGGTGAGCTTCAATCAAGGTATTGTCAAGCAGCTTGAAAGGGTAAAACGCACCCTGTCTGCAACGGAAGCTTCTGACATCAAGAGCTCCAAACTTCTGGATAAGGTTATCGAAGCCATGCAGACCACCAATCCCGAGGATTTCAAACCCGAGGCCATTACGACGGACCCGGACTTTATTCTTGATTATGGTCCTTTCAGCGACAATAAGCTTCAGGACACCATGGTAAATAAGGTTTTGAAGGCTATTCACGAGGGCTTCAAGATCAAGATGCACTACAAGCATTCTTCAACAAGCGAAGCTCCCGAAACCAAGGAAGTTTCTCCCATCAAGGTCATTATGCGCATGGATACCCTGTACCTGATCGCCATCGAAGATGACTTTGAACAGACTCAGATTTTCAAGAACTTCCTGTTTGAAAACATTGACAGCATTCAGTTGACTAACGTGTCCTTTATAAAGCCTGCCTTTGACGCCAAGGTTCACTACAAGTACACCTTTGGAAAGTATACAGGCAACGGCCCTGTAGAAGATGTCTCCCTTGAAATCAAGGCTAGTTCAAAGTGGCTTCAGACCCAGTTCGAACATGCTCATTTCAATCCTGAAATTACAAAGCGCTACGACAAGAACAAGAACATGGTGGTTGACATGAAAATCCGAATAACTCCGGATTTTATCACCTGGCTCATGGGCGTTTCTTCTGACGTATGTATTCTTAAGCCTGCGTCTCTCAAGGCTTCCGTCAAGGAGTCCCTGATGAAGGCCTTGGCTGAAATTGATGGCTAGGATTTGGCGAGATGGAACACAATCTTTCTGATTATAGTTTTGAATTTCCTCCGGAACTGATTGCTAGTCGTACAGCAGGGAAGGGCAAAACCCGCATTTTACATTGCCCTAAGGATGGCGGTGAACGCCACATCATGAAGGCATCCGAAATCGTTGACCTTTTCAAGGCCGGCGACTGTCTGGTGGTCAATAACACAAAAGTGATTCCTGCTCGCCTGTATGGAAAGACCATGCACGATGGCGAAGTGGAAACCCTTCTTGTTCAGGCGCTGATTCCGGCTCCCTCCGGTGAAGCCCGCTACGAAGCCCAGGTCCGTCCGGGTAAGGCCTTCAAGGTTGGCCGTGAGTTAATGATCGCTGGTGTCAAGACTAC of the Fibrobacter sp. genome contains:
- a CDS encoding WYL domain-containing protein gives rise to the protein MASGYEKISIMKSKLKSKMTVPQLAAALGCGPRTIFRHLQVLAEENCGLRRFKEGGETYYCIQTDAEVSFNQGIVKQLERVKRTLSATEASDIKSSKLLDKVIEAMQTTNPEDFKPEAITTDPDFILDYGPFSDNKLQDTMVNKVLKAIHEGFKIKMHYKHSSTSEAPETKEVSPIKVIMRMDTLYLIAIEDDFEQTQIFKNFLFENIDSIQLTNVSFIKPAFDAKVHYKYTFGKYTGNGPVEDVSLEIKASSKWLQTQFEHAHFNPEITKRYDKNKNMVVDMKIRITPDFITWLMGVSSDVCILKPASLKASVKESLMKALAEIDG